The following coding sequences lie in one Methylomonas sp. UP202 genomic window:
- a CDS encoding VWA domain-containing protein encodes MNSTLERAFPIVAAAIGNRFGIPVSVGGANAYTDGHSIQLPGYDGTDPDYQTVAWGYLAHEAAHLRFSDFEIDYGDSVLRRRICGAIEDVRIEHELAKTYPGTRLTLAKVIEKMIVEGRFVAMTTHDHPGNVLYGYILKRLRATVLGQAVLTPLVDATREALRDGFPRGALIRLEGLLSEVPNALTCERDCLDLTDRILAMIEQECTEPTDTSASGDSDSEDADNAAPEDDNDPSDTETEHEDSSSSGSDADGAESLTDPEAPAQSDQDNEPGNDSAGADNASSGTDQPTQQDESTTPSLMDLLRATSEQDLEPDWFETVKAQLRLAPGTYHDLILPNGLIPTGSRLVGQALAKRVAQDSKALRVALQSAVQAHRQNRPQAVRNGRRIDPRRLSKLALGDTRVFCRSGHQVSPNSAVHLLLDTSESMGDEIVIDNVAVTLLSLALDAAMALALALESIQGVNPAITAFPGADDASVHQVLRHGEKVLGSWGRFSLSAANTTPMTQAVWFAAAQLLQCREPRKVLLVITDGVPNDKAGTLSILKRCQDNGIETLGIGLGVEVGHLFPVAPSIQHVSELRHQLFELSKAVLLAA; translated from the coding sequence ATGAATTCAACTTTAGAACGTGCATTTCCCATCGTGGCGGCCGCCATCGGCAACCGCTTTGGCATTCCGGTCTCGGTCGGCGGCGCGAACGCGTATACCGACGGCCATTCGATCCAGCTGCCGGGCTATGACGGCACCGATCCGGATTATCAGACGGTCGCCTGGGGCTATTTGGCCCATGAAGCCGCCCATCTTCGGTTTTCGGATTTTGAGATCGACTACGGCGATTCGGTGCTGCGCCGGCGCATCTGCGGCGCAATCGAAGACGTGCGGATCGAGCATGAACTGGCCAAGACCTATCCGGGCACCCGGCTAACCTTGGCCAAAGTGATCGAAAAAATGATCGTCGAAGGCCGGTTCGTCGCGATGACGACACACGACCATCCCGGCAACGTGTTGTACGGCTACATTCTGAAACGGCTCAGAGCAACGGTGTTGGGTCAAGCGGTACTCACCCCCTTGGTCGATGCCACCCGAGAGGCGTTACGCGATGGTTTTCCGCGCGGCGCGCTGATTCGTTTGGAAGGTCTGTTATCCGAAGTGCCTAACGCCTTAACCTGCGAACGGGACTGTCTGGACCTGACCGATCGGATTTTGGCGATGATCGAACAGGAATGTACCGAACCGACGGACACGTCGGCTAGCGGTGATTCGGACTCGGAGGATGCTGACAACGCCGCCCCCGAGGATGATAACGATCCATCCGACACGGAAACCGAGCACGAGGATTCGTCATCGTCCGGTTCAGACGCAGACGGCGCCGAAAGCCTGACCGATCCCGAAGCCCCGGCCCAGTCCGATCAGGACAACGAGCCTGGAAACGATTCGGCGGGGGCGGATAACGCTTCGTCCGGAACGGATCAGCCGACCCAGCAGGACGAGAGCACTACGCCGTCTTTAATGGACCTACTGCGTGCCACGTCCGAGCAGGACCTGGAACCGGACTGGTTCGAAACGGTGAAAGCGCAATTGCGCCTGGCACCGGGCACCTATCACGACCTGATCTTACCGAACGGGCTCATCCCGACCGGTAGCCGCTTGGTCGGTCAAGCCTTGGCCAAGCGGGTGGCACAAGACAGCAAAGCCTTGCGCGTCGCGTTGCAAAGTGCGGTGCAAGCTCACCGGCAAAACCGGCCGCAAGCCGTGCGCAACGGTCGGCGTATCGATCCTCGCCGCTTATCCAAGCTGGCGTTGGGCGATACGCGGGTGTTTTGCCGATCCGGACACCAGGTCTCGCCGAACAGTGCGGTACATTTGTTGTTGGATACCTCCGAGAGTATGGGTGATGAAATCGTGATCGATAATGTCGCGGTCACGTTACTGAGTCTGGCACTGGACGCGGCAATGGCCTTGGCCCTGGCGTTGGAAAGTATCCAGGGTGTCAATCCAGCGATCACCGCCTTTCCGGGCGCCGACGATGCGTCGGTGCATCAGGTGTTACGCCACGGCGAAAAAGTCCTCGGCAGTTGGGGGCGATTTTCGCTGTCGGCGGCCAATACCACGCCGATGACCCAAGCGGTCTGGTTTGCCGCGGCGCAATTGCTGCAATGCCGCGAACCGCGCAAGGTGCTGTTAGTGATCACCGATGGGGTGCCCAACGATAAAGCGGGTACGCTGTCGATCTTAAAACGTTGCCAGGACAACGGCATCGAAACCCTGGGTATCGGCTTGGGCGTGGAGGTGGGCCATTTGTTTCCGGTCGCCCCCAGCATCCAACACGTGTCCGAACTCAGGCATCAGCTGTTCGAACTGTCCAAAGCCGTGCTATTGGCGGCTTGA